One window of Lytechinus variegatus isolate NC3 chromosome 2, Lvar_3.0, whole genome shotgun sequence genomic DNA carries:
- the LOC121406904 gene encoding putative nuclease HARBI1 — MANFYRLRQLDRAREAEMRPERGLTDHKNPFELYDDRDFKMRYRFTKHTALYLINILEEDLSRNTDRNNPLPVVVQVMTALRFYAVGSFQIMHGDEASISQPSVSRVIKKVSEAIARRKREFMRFPSTRDEFETTQQQFYEYCGFPGVIGAIDGTHVYIRSPGGEQALFFLLRK, encoded by the exons ATGGCAAATTTCTACCGCCTTCGTCAGCTTGACAGGGCCAGAGAG GCGGAAATGAGGCCAGAGAGGGGACTCACAGATCACAAGAATCCATTTGAACTGTACGACGATCGTGATTTCAAGATGCGATACAGATTTACAAAACACACAGCACTCTACCTAATCAACATCCTTGAAGAAGATCTCAGTAGGAACACCGATCGGAATAATCCGCTACCTGTTGTGGTACAAGTCATGACTGCTCTGCGTTTTTATGCCGTAG GTTCATTCCAAATTATGCATGGTGATGAGGCATCAATATCTCAGCCATCTGTGAGCCGAGTCATCAAGAAGGTTTCAGAAGCTATTGCAAGAAGGAAACGGGAATTCATGAGATTTCCATCAACGAGAGACGAATTTGAAACAACGCAGCAGCAATTCTATGAGTACTGCGGCTTTCCCGGGGTCATCGGTGCTATAGATGGGACCCATGTGTACATCAGGAGTCCTGGTGGGGAACAAGCCCTGTTTTTCCTGTTAAGGAAATAG